Within the Candidatus Hydrogenedentota bacterium genome, the region CACCATCNNNNNNNNNNNNNNNNNNNNNNNNNNNNNNNNNNNNNNNNNNNNNNNNNNNNNNNNNNNNNNNNNNNNNNNNNNNNNNNNNNNNNNNNNNNNNNNNNNNNCCCCCAGAACTCGTTGAATTTGTTCCTTTCCAGAACAACCCGGTGTTCGAGCCCGGAGGTCCGGAAAGCTGGGACGCTTCGATCCGCGAACGCGGCTGGATTCTCCGGGAAAACGGCGCGTACCACCTCTGGTACACAGGCTATCGTCCCTCCGAATCCGAAACCATGAAGCTGGGGTATGCCACGTCATCCGACGGGATCACCTGGACCCGTTGCCCCGGAAATCCCATCTACACCGAGCACTGGGTAGAAGACATGATGGTCGTGAAACGCGCGGACACCTATTACATGTTCGCGGAAGGCAAGGACGACCAGGCCCATCTGCTGACCTCGACGGACGGCATTCAGTGGACGCGCCAAGGGACGCTGGACATCCGCAAGGCCGACGGCGAGCCGCTCGACCCGGGACCATTCGGCACACCAGCGGCATTGTACGAGAACGGGACATGGTACTTGTTCTACGAACGGAATGACGAAGCCGTATGGCTGGCGGCCTCGAAAGACATGCGCGTATGGACCAATGTTCAGGACGAACCCGTGCTCAAGCCCGGGCCCGAGCCTTACGATATCACCATGATTGCGGTCAACCAGGTCATCAAGTACAACAACCGCTACTACGCCTACTATCACGCCACCTGCCCGGAAAACGGCCGGGACCGTTGGACGATGTGCGTCGCAGCGTCGCCGGACCTGATTCACTGGCAGAAGTACCCCGCGAACCCCATCGTGGGGCCCGACCAGTCGAGCGGCATCCTCGTGCACGACGGCAAGCTGTTCCGCCTCTACTGCATGCACCGCGCCGTGAACCTCTTCTTTCCAAAAGCCGCCGTTTCCGAGGACCAGGTTTCAAATCCCGAGAAATGATCTCGGTAAACAAAGCAAACGGATTCAACCATTGAACTCGAGGGACGAGCGATGCGAAGAGTGCCTGTTCTCCTGATTCTTCTTGGCTTTTCAGCCACAGTCGTGGCGGCGCCCATCACCACCGGCACGTTGCTCGACGAGATGACCGACATGCACCGTCTGACCCGGTTCCCCGACCCGGCGTACAAGACCGTCCAGTTCTCGTCTTACGACCACCGAAGCGCGGTCCCGGCAGGCCCGAGGTGGTTTGATAATTCGGATGGTTTCGGCAGAGAGCCCATCCCGA harbors:
- a CDS encoding glycosylase, which translates into the protein PPELVEFVPFQNNPVFEPGGPESWDASIRERGWILRENGAYHLWYTGYRPSESETMKLGYATSSDGITWTRCPGNPIYTEHWVEDMMVVKRADTYYMFAEGKDDQAHLLTSTDGIQWTRQGTLDIRKADGEPLDPGPFGTPAALYENGTWYLFYERNDEAVWLAASKDMRVWTNVQDEPVLKPGPEPYDITMIAVNQVIKYNNRYYAYYHATCPENGRDRWTMCVAASPDLIHWQKYPANPIVGPDQSSGILVHDGKLFRLYCMHRAVNLFFPKAAVSEDQVSNPEK